From one Rhopalosiphum padi isolate XX-2018 chromosome 2, ASM2088224v1, whole genome shotgun sequence genomic stretch:
- the LOC132921097 gene encoding SET and MYND domain-containing protein 4-like: MSHYNMPIAEYVYTEHFEEMNVAQDVYLTFTDKKNSNDRFLYVYDLLKQYDWLPTKCDGYIRLSQAHRQWRKRLKKSLKKVGIFINMDCTTANKNNDTSDQYRSRGNEAFKIKNYEESLKMYTRSIMTAEIDSPNFALSVANRSAALYYLEEYEHSLKDIDQAFKSKQYPLQNHYKLFERKGNCYRQMNQPSIALEFYWDCLSYLDSNTYLTLDARAKIKIRISGFVKKSEEAEEKVKKMNLKYKRFKKLEIDKSTNLLKCVEIQNSKEMGRGLFASKNIKPGEILIIEEPIAGVFKNSMWMFNCNYCFKRCLSAIPCSKCSQVVYCDDTCLQKAYASYHNTECSLVYPLKEDPTVEPTHDLALRCFMQLVNVMGIDHYCSMVQKYNESNFSCDGSSNHLIDPFYSIYALDGNEVKRTVSNLFFMHCTASMMVSLLLLNKFDIPSNLLGTVGESLVHLLCIANLNSYASIELSKYIGKSSDNIVANRPATFDSVALILCTAYSLINHSCDPNVIVQTYSGIEVTRAIQPILKGSQVFTDYGVKFMSHNKKERSIHLFDQYQFQCQCQACMNNWPNYASMELNELFIGYDSLSINDEENDQLSIPKSTLSKFNKIVNLLLTQRKINIDYLDFLFSFLDLLYFNFKKPCTIYYKCIQLVQTCLYYTSDQVHYMSSNKNIK; this comes from the exons aTGTCTCACTACAATATGCCAATTGCTGAATATGTGTACACAGAACACTTCGAAGAAATGAATGTAGCTCAAGatgtttatttaacatttactgacaagaagaattctaacgatcgATTTTTGTACGTTTATGACTTACTAAAACAATATGATTGGTTACCTACAAAATGTGACGGTTATATTAGACTATCACAGGCGCATCGACAATGGAGAAAACGACTGAAAAAAAGCCTTAAAAAGGttggaatatttataaatatggatTGTACCAcagcaaacaaaaataatgatacgTCTGATCAATATAGATCACGTGGCAATGaagcgtttaaaattaaaaattatgaggaatcgttaaaaatgtatacgcgAAGTATAATGACTGCAGAAATTGACTCTCCCAACTTTGCTTTATCAGTGGCAAATAGATCTGCTGCTTTGTATTATTTAGAAGAGTATGAGCATAGTTTAAAAGATATTGATCAAGCATTTAAATCCAAACAGTATCCATTGCAGAATCATTATAAGTTATTTGAAAGAAAAGGAAATTGTTACCGTCAGATGAACCAACCATCTATTGCTTTAGAATTCTATTgg gattgtttatcatatttagatagtaatacatatttaacactAGACGCCAGAGCAAAAATCAAAATCAGAATATCAGGGTTCGTGAAAAAATCTGAAGAGGCAgaagaaaaagttaaaaaaatgaatcttaaatataaaagattcaaaaaacttgaaattgACAAAAGTactaatttattgaaatgtgttgaaatacaaaattcaaaagAAATGGGGAGAGGATTATTCGCATCAAAAAACATAAAGCCTG GTGAAATACTTATTATAGAAGAGCCTATTGctggtgtatttaaaaatagtatgtgGATGTTCAACTGCAATTATTGTTTCAAACGATGTTTATCAGCTATACCGTGTTCTAAATGTTCACAG gtTGTCTATTGTGATGATACGTGTTTACAAAAAGCGTACGCCAGTTACCATAATACAGAGTGTTCATTAGTCTATCCTCTCAAAGAGGACCCAACTGTTGAACCCACTCACGATCTGGCCTTACGTTGTTTCATGCAGCTCGTAAATGTAATGGGTATCGATCATTACTGCTCAATGGTACAAAAGTATAATGAATCAAACTTTAGTTGTGACGGGAGTAGCAATCATTTGATAGACCCTTTTTACTCAATTTATGCATTGGATGGAAATGAAGTCAAAAGAACAgtatccaatttattttttatgcattgtACTGCATCAATGATGGTATCTCTattgttgttaaataaatttgatatccCATCAAATTTGTTAGGCACTGTTGGTGAATCGCTAGTTCATTTGCTGTGTATAGCCAACTTGAATTCTTATGCGTCTATAGAGCTATCTAAATATATCGGCAAGAGCAGTGATAATATTGTCGCAAATCGACCAGCAACTTTTGATTCTGTTGCTTTAATTCTATGCACTGCGTATAGTTTGATAAATCATTCATGTGATCCAAATGTGATAGTTCAGACGTATAGTGGTATAGAAGTGACTCGGGCAATACAACCAATTTTAAAAGGATCTCAA gtatttactgATTATGGCGTCAAATTTATGTCACATAACAAAAAAGAACgcagtatacatttatttgatcAGTACCAATTTCAATGTCAGTGCCAGGCTTGTATGAACAATTGGCCCAACTATGCGTCAATGGAActcaatgaattatttattgg CTATGACTCACTCTCTATTAACGACGAGGAAAACGACCAACTTAGTATTCCAAAATCAACTTTATCCAAGTTCAATaagattgttaatttattattaacacaacgcaagataaatattgattatttagattttttattttcatttttagatttgttatattttaattttaaaaaaccatgtaccatttactataaatgtattcaattagTTCAAACATGTTTGTATTACACTTCAGATCAAGTACATTACATGTcatcgaataaaaatataaaataa
- the LOC132919315 gene encoding alpha-1,3-mannosyl-glycoprotein 2-beta-N-acetylglucosaminyltransferase-like — MKKNRFLALVLFSIFIWLGINHFILNDNFIAKPNNYLDENLDDFELRLKIEVETHNLIRENIKQLNYSSHEDSYQFNEHSSSNSSSVAILVIACNRPSISRCINKLLKYRKSKDEFPIIVSQDCIHERTSQVIKSFGRELIHIHQPDQKEIKVPSKEKKFSGYFKISRHYKWALNQVFNTYNYETAIIVEDDLDVAPDFYEYFKATLPILQKDETLWCVSAWNDNGKFALIDRNDPKLLYRSDFFPGLGWMLTRKIWIELMHKWPHSYWDDWMRHPDQRKGRSCIRPELSRTKTFGKIGVSNGLFYEKHLKYIYLNELPVDFTKLNLTYLLKNEYDNNFVEMVYKAPLVSINELKNKQINHSDPVRIIYYTKNNLKSLTKLFGLMDDFKSGVPRTAYKGIISFTYDNRRVYLAPVKEWHNYDPSWQ; from the coding sequence atgaaaaaaaatcggTTTTTAGCATTAGTTTTGTTCAGTATATTTATATGGCTaggtattaatcattttatacttaatgataATTTCATTGCTAAGCCCAATAATTATCTCGATGAAAATTTGGATGATTTTGAGTTGCGTTTGAAAATTGAAGTAGAAACACACAATTTAATAcgtgaaaatattaaacagttaAATTATTCAAGCCACGAAGATAGCTATCAATTTAATGAACACAGTTCGTCAAATTCATCAAGTGTTGCTATTTTAGTAATTGCTTGTAATCGCCCATCTATATCAAGGTGCATaaacaaattactaaaatatcgcAAATCAAAAGATGAGTTTCCTATCATTGTGTCTCAAGACTGTATTCATGAAAGAACATCACAAGTTATAAAAAGTTTTGGTAGAGAGTTAATTCATATACATCAACCTGATCAAAAAGAAATTAAAGTGCCATCTAAAGAGAAAAAATTTAGTGGTTATTTCAAAATATCGAGACACTATAAATGGGCACTTAATCAAGTTtttaacacatataattatGAAACTGCAATAATTGTTGAAGATGACTTGGATGTAGCTCcagatttttatgaatattttaaagctaCATTACCAATTCTTCAAAAAGATGAAACTTTATGGTGTGTTTCTGCTTGGAATGATAATGGAAAATTTGCATTGATTGATAGAAATGATCCAAAGCTGTTATATCGGTCAGATTTTTTTCCTGGTCTTGGATGGATGTTAACTCGTAAAATATGGATAGAATTAATGCATAAATGGCCCCATAGTTATTGGGATGATTGGATGAGACATCCTGACCAAAGAAAGGGCAGGTCATGTATAAGACCTGAGCTATCCAGAACAAAAACATTTGGAAAAATAGGTGTTAGCAATGGccttttttatgaaaaacatttaaaatatatttacttgaaTGAATTACCAGTTGATTttaccaaattaaatttaacttatttgctaaaaaatgaatatgataACAATTTTGTGGAGATGGTATATAAAGCACCACTTGTTAGTATTAATGAacttaaaaataagcaaattaaCCACAGTGATCCTGTGAGAATCATCTATTACACCAAGAATAACTTGAAatcattaacaaaattatttggtCTCATGGATGATTTCAAAAGCGGTGTACCAAGAACTGCGTACAAAGGCATAATTAGTTTCACATATGATAATAGGAGAGTGTATTTAGCACCCGTTAAAGAATGGCATAATTATGATCCGAGTTGGCAATGA